In Capsicum annuum cultivar UCD-10X-F1 chromosome 7, UCD10Xv1.1, whole genome shotgun sequence, one genomic interval encodes:
- the LOC107878448 gene encoding cytochrome P450 CYP72A219 isoform X2 — translation MYHKHKHSNPFAKLLVQSLVSLEEDKWAKHRKIIKPAFHFEKLKHMLPAFYLSCSEMLRKWEEIVPNETSAELDVWPHFQLMAGEVISRTAFGSSYEEGRIVFELQKEQAEYVMEEVFSIYIPGSRFLPSKRNKRMLEIEKEIQKTIRRVIDKRLMAMKAGETSTNSEDLLGILLESNMNEIEQHGCKGFGMTTTEIIEECKLFYFAGKDTTSVLLVWTAILLSLHPKWQVRAREEVLQVFGNDKPDFEGLSRLKIVTMILYETLRLFPSVPTYGRTNKEEVKLGELSLPAEVLLVIPSILVHYDKEVWGEDAKEFKPERFSEGVSKATNGQVSFIPFSWGPRVCIGQNFAMMEAKMAIAMILQKFSFELSPSYTHAPFAIIAIHPQYGAPLLMRKL, via the exons aTGTATCACAAGCATAAACATTCCAATCCATTCGCGAAGTTATTGGTTCAAAGCCTTGTAAGTCTTGAGGAAGACAAATGGGCCAAACACAGAAAAATCATCAAACCTGCTTTCCATTTTGAGAAACTAAAG CATATGCTGCCAGCATTTTATTTGAGTTGTAGTGAAATGCTACGCAAATGGGAGGAGATTGTTCCAAATGAAACATCAGCCGAGCTCGATGTATGGCCACACTTTCAACTAATGGCGGGCGAAGTCATTTCTCGAACTGCATTTGGGAGTAGTTATGAAGAAGGAAGAATAGTATTTGAACTTCAGAAAGAACAAGCTGAGTATGTAATGGAAGAAGTTTTTTCGATTTATATACCAGGGTCGAG gttcttGCCTAGTAAAAGGAACAAAAGAATGCTGGAAATCGAAAAGGAAATCCAAAAGACAATTAGGCGTGTCATTGACAAAAGATTGATGGCGATGAAAGCAGGGGAAACTAGTACGAATAGTGAAGACTTATTAGGCATATTACTCGAATCCAATATGAACGAAATTGAACAGCATGGATGCAAAGGTTTTGGAATGACAACAACAGAAATAATTGAAGAGTGCAAGTTATTCTATTTTGCTGGAAAAGATACCACTTCAGTGTTGCTCGTATGGACAGCCATATTGCTAAGCCTGCATCCCAAGTGGCAAGTACGTGCCAGAGAGGAGGTTTTGCAGGTCTTTGGAAATGATAAACCAGATTTTGAAGGACTCAGTCGCCTCAAAATT GTGACTATGATCTTGTACGAGACTTTAAGGCTATTCCCCTCGGTACCAACATATGGTAGAACGAACAAAGAAGAAGTCAAATTAGGGGAGCTGAGTCTACCAGCTGAAGTGCTACTCGTTATTCCCTCAATCTTAGTACATTACGATAAGGAAGTTTGGGGTGAAGACGCGAAGGAATTCAAACCAGAAAGATTCAGTGAAGGAGTGTCCAAGGCAACAAACGGACAAGTTTCATTTATCCCATTTAGCTGGGGACCCCGTGTTTGCATTGGACAGAACTTTGCGATGATGGAAGCAAAAATGGCAATAGCAATGATACTACAAAAGTTCTCCTTCGAACTCTCTCCATCTTATACGCATGCTCCATTTGCAATAATTGCTATTCATCCACAGTATGGTGCTCCTCTGCTTATGCGTAAACTTTAA
- the LOC107878448 gene encoding cytochrome P450 CYP72A219 isoform X1 produces the protein MSLVGVDMIAVAVCVAILLVVFHTWRLLNWAWFRPKKLEKYLRENGLKGNPYKLLYGDLKEPSIRNNEAKCKPINFSDDIAQRIIPFFCDSVNKNGKTSFAWLGPKPIVFITEPAHIKEIFEKNYMYHKHKHSNPFAKLLVQSLVSLEEDKWAKHRKIIKPAFHFEKLKHMLPAFYLSCSEMLRKWEEIVPNETSAELDVWPHFQLMAGEVISRTAFGSSYEEGRIVFELQKEQAEYVMEEVFSIYIPGSRFLPSKRNKRMLEIEKEIQKTIRRVIDKRLMAMKAGETSTNSEDLLGILLESNMNEIEQHGCKGFGMTTTEIIEECKLFYFAGKDTTSVLLVWTAILLSLHPKWQVRAREEVLQVFGNDKPDFEGLSRLKIVTMILYETLRLFPSVPTYGRTNKEEVKLGELSLPAEVLLVIPSILVHYDKEVWGEDAKEFKPERFSEGVSKATNGQVSFIPFSWGPRVCIGQNFAMMEAKMAIAMILQKFSFELSPSYTHAPFAIIAIHPQYGAPLLMRKL, from the exons ATGTCACTTGTGGGAGTAGATATGATTGCAGTAGCAGTGTGTGTTGCAATTTTGTTAGTAGTATTTCATACATGGAGATTGTTGAATTGGGCATGGTTTAGGCCAAAGAAATTGGAGAAATACTTAAGAGAGAATGGTCTTAAGGGAAACCCATACAAGTTACTCTATGGAGATCTAAAGGAGCCTAGTATTAGAAATAATGAAGCAAAGTGTAAGCCCATCAATTTCTCTGATGATATTGCCCAAAGGATCATTCCTTTTTTCTGTGACTCTGTCAACAAAAATG GTAAAACTTCTTTTGCCTGGCTAGGCCCCAAGCCAATAGTATTCATCACAGAACCTGCACACATAAAggagatttttgaaaagaattataTGTATCACAAGCATAAACATTCCAATCCATTCGCGAAGTTATTGGTTCAAAGCCTTGTAAGTCTTGAGGAAGACAAATGGGCCAAACACAGAAAAATCATCAAACCTGCTTTCCATTTTGAGAAACTAAAG CATATGCTGCCAGCATTTTATTTGAGTTGTAGTGAAATGCTACGCAAATGGGAGGAGATTGTTCCAAATGAAACATCAGCCGAGCTCGATGTATGGCCACACTTTCAACTAATGGCGGGCGAAGTCATTTCTCGAACTGCATTTGGGAGTAGTTATGAAGAAGGAAGAATAGTATTTGAACTTCAGAAAGAACAAGCTGAGTATGTAATGGAAGAAGTTTTTTCGATTTATATACCAGGGTCGAG gttcttGCCTAGTAAAAGGAACAAAAGAATGCTGGAAATCGAAAAGGAAATCCAAAAGACAATTAGGCGTGTCATTGACAAAAGATTGATGGCGATGAAAGCAGGGGAAACTAGTACGAATAGTGAAGACTTATTAGGCATATTACTCGAATCCAATATGAACGAAATTGAACAGCATGGATGCAAAGGTTTTGGAATGACAACAACAGAAATAATTGAAGAGTGCAAGTTATTCTATTTTGCTGGAAAAGATACCACTTCAGTGTTGCTCGTATGGACAGCCATATTGCTAAGCCTGCATCCCAAGTGGCAAGTACGTGCCAGAGAGGAGGTTTTGCAGGTCTTTGGAAATGATAAACCAGATTTTGAAGGACTCAGTCGCCTCAAAATT GTGACTATGATCTTGTACGAGACTTTAAGGCTATTCCCCTCGGTACCAACATATGGTAGAACGAACAAAGAAGAAGTCAAATTAGGGGAGCTGAGTCTACCAGCTGAAGTGCTACTCGTTATTCCCTCAATCTTAGTACATTACGATAAGGAAGTTTGGGGTGAAGACGCGAAGGAATTCAAACCAGAAAGATTCAGTGAAGGAGTGTCCAAGGCAACAAACGGACAAGTTTCATTTATCCCATTTAGCTGGGGACCCCGTGTTTGCATTGGACAGAACTTTGCGATGATGGAAGCAAAAATGGCAATAGCAATGATACTACAAAAGTTCTCCTTCGAACTCTCTCCATCTTATACGCATGCTCCATTTGCAATAATTGCTATTCATCCACAGTATGGTGCTCCTCTGCTTATGCGTAAACTTTAA